tcctatgttcaatcatcatcctatgatgtctgtttcttctttttcgTATCATCCTATAttcaatcatcatcctatgttgtctgtttcttctttcttatatcatcttatgtttaatcatcattctatgttgtctgtttcttctttcttatatcatcttatgtttaatcatcattctatgttgtctgtttcttctttctcgtatcaactgatgtttaatccttaaacattctattttcttttctttctcgtatcatcctatgttggatttggattggctacattttatttCGCCCGCTAAATGTACTAAATGTAATAAGTGTTTGCTAGGTTTGGAGCTCCGTACAAGCCTGTAAGGGCTTCGCTCCCaccttgcacagatttgtactaaaatttgtgctaaataaataaacctaaacctaaacccggaacatgtctttggacttcagtcccgtgttccagatttgggagggctcaaggttttactcagttattCAGGCCAATTCTGCTTCATGAGACAGGGCCCCAGTTGTACGAAACCACACATTTACGTAGACACACAAAGACCCTCCTGACAGAACTTCAACAAACATATTTTGTGGTGAGTGTGGCTGGATTATCCTTCTGGATTTTATGATTTCCTCAATATTAGCCTATATCTTTGACCCACAATTGACAAAGCTGTATGTCATatgaatacacattttaatccagatttctgtgaataaataaaatgagacaTTTATATCAGTTTGCATTtattaaacaagaaaaaaagatacaaagctttttgtcattttatttttcgctTGGCTTTGACACAAACTCGGTTTTGTCTTAATTAATCTTTATGATACAACAATGCAAGacaaaggaaaaaatattttaatagctAGACCTatataatcatttaaaatagaaaattgGTTAAcagttaatatatttaatatttacagaATATTTCATGCTAAGAATTGAAAATGTAGTACAGTACTTGATACAGGACAAcaccagtaaaataaaatgtgctcaTACAACGACAATAATTAAGGcttaaatatgtataaaaaataaatgtatcgaTTTAGGATTAAATGAGAAATCCAAAACTGGCATCCTCTCTTAAAAtgacttctcattggcctccactggcttcctattgccgcacgcatccgattcaaggccctagtgttggcatttcaggctgctaaggggactgccccacattacatacaatccctgatcactccctactccccagctagaccactccggtctgccagctctagtcgccttacggttccctctctacgggcacctggcggtcgagctgcacgttcacgcctgttttccgttctggttcctcagtggtggaatgacttgcctaccactgtcaggacagcagaatccctccccctatttcgacgcagactcaaaacacacctcttcaaactctaccttagtcctccctcctgatttaccccgcccccccccccttctgatacccctatccctgtctaaccgcccccccccccaaaaaaaaaaaaaaaaaaaaaaaattgcactcatgatgacgactatatgtttagaacagcagtccaggtgtattttcctagttctggatgtgatgctttgacttgtggtagaacctatgcacttgtaagtagctttggattaaaagcgtctgccaaatgactaaaatgtaaaaatgtaaatgtaaaatataaggGCATAAGTATATTTATAACATAGATGTACGGTTTCCCCACTTACTCcataaagggagagagacagtgacgaGGCAGGGTATGTTGTCGTCGGCATTAGGATACTGAGTCCAGAAAATAGCCAggcagcttttatttatttagttttttttttttttaaagctatttTGACATGTATATGTCGGGAGCGAGCGCCCCCTCCACGGGTTCCTATTGTTCTTatgcagaacccacccaccacaaggagctcaggACGAAGCGGGTAAAGGgaaaaaagctttattttatttattcaaaaaaacacagagcacgCCACAACTCGAAGAAACCaaaacaggaaaagaaaaaggaaaagaaacccAAACACAACGAACTGAAATATAATCGACCAGTTAAAATTCCGTTCGCGGAATCCAACATTCAACCCCGGCGTCTCTCTCGCGCCTGCCCCTTACCTGCTTCATTTAAACCTGACTCCATTAgtcaaacaggaaacagctgcGTCACGCCCCCAAATCCGACAGCGTGGATCCATCTGCACACCGAGCCCCACCCAACTCTGGCAAATCCAGCCCAGCCACCAGGCTCCATCCCTACACCCTGTAGTTCAACCCAGTATATTTCCCAATATATTTCTTCTGTCAAACAATGCAGGCATGTGCCACTGAAGCCGGGATACACATTTCCTGTCCGATTCTAGTCATTCAGAGCGATGGTAAAATTGTTAGACTTGACAATTTTGGATCCAGGTTTTTACAAACTTCACCGTACACACTGCACCTTATAGCATAGGAAAGGTTAGCAAATTTGGTGAAGAGGCGTTTCACACGGTTGCAACAGTGAAGAAGCAGGAAGACGCATTAGCGTTAAATCATCAGCTTTCAGATAATCTTTTCAAGTCATAATTaacttttaaaacttttttttttacgtagtACAAAGGAAGAACTTTTAAACAAATGTGGTAATTCCATAAACTTCTGTATGGTGCCAACATCATTTCACGAAACACCTAACTGGTTGGTAATGTTATATGACATTAAAGCTACAAAGTAGtataataaatgttattttttcaacGTAAGGTTGTTGCTTCTGAACTACTTTTGATTTATGTGCCTCTTTGGAGCAAGTTCTCCACTCCTTATGCATCCTAACTGTCTTTCAAAATATTCTCACAGTTCAATAGGACAGGGCACTTATGACTCACGGTTCAGCAGCCACTGGGAAAGAGATCAGGAGAGGGTGTGCGAAAAATTGGCAagaaacacaccacacagcggggaaaacaaaaccacacaatGTACTTTGGACTTAATAAGGATAACCAAATGGAATATAAATACTGATATATCTTTCATGTTGCACCTGGTTTATCGAAGCTAATCTTATCGTTCAAAAGTCACAATTAGTATCATCACACCTACATACTGCATTTGACAGTTTGGCATCATGATCACCAACTGGAGTGGCCCCACAACAATTATGAATTCAGCAGAATACTCAGCATCTCaccaattacattattggcatttggcagacgctcttatccagggcgacgtacaacaaagtgcatacccataaccagggataagttcgctgaaagaccctagagggaagtacaatttcaactgcaaccAATAAATCCAGCACCTTCTTGTTTCCGCAAACTCTCCCTTTTGTCTGAAAacaagtttacatttttttcagaggACTATAACACAATAAAATACTGAAAGATGATTTGAAGTGACTGACAccttgacaaaaacaaacaagaaatgcTAAGAGGCTCTCTCAGATATGAACATCCACAGAGGCTGAAGATCCTGGCCCGTCTGTGGTCCTGGAAAACCTCCACAGCCACACAAAAAACTATTACAGGACACTGAAGAAATGCTTCTCCAACATTGTCCCAGTGGAAACAGCAGGGAAAATATTAGCTAATactataatatataaaatatataacatatataattatattgtgATGAAGATTCTTGTAATAATTACTGGGATGTGAAACGACATTACAAACTTTGATGTTTCATGTTTCGTGACATGATGTTGGCACCATACAGAAGTTTATGGAATTACCACAAAAGTCCTTCCTttgtaaaaaattaataaaaaaagttaattatgACTTGAAAAGATTCTTTGAAAGCTGATGATTTAACGCTAATGCGTCTTCCTGCTTCTTCACTGTTGCAACCGTGTGAAACGCCTCTTCACCAAATTTGCTAACCTTTCCTATGCTATAAGGTGCAGTGTGTACGGTGAAGTTTGTAAAAACCTGGATCCAAAATTGTCAAGTCTAACAATATTACCATCGCTCTGAATGACTAGAATCGTACAGGAAATGTGTCTCCCGGCTTCAGTGGCACATGCCTGCATTGTTTGACAGAAGAAATATATTTGGAAATATACTGGGTTGAACTACAGGGTGTAGGGATGGAACCTTGGCATGTACTGTTTACATGTCAaaatagctttaaaaaaaaaaaaagaagctgccTGGCTATTTTCTGGACTCAGTATCCTAATGCCGACTACAACATATCCAGCCtcgtcactgtctctctcccttaaTGGAGTAAGTGGGGAAACCGTACATCTGTTATAAATATACTTATGCCCTTCTTATATTTTAAGTCATTTTAAGAGAGGATACCATTTTTGGATTTCTCATTTAATCCTAAATCGATACATTGTTTATGTATTAAAACAAAACCTTGTCTATTGAAATCCTTTCACTCCgtctaaatattaatatttgatttgttattttttatatttaattattgtcGTTGTAtgagcacattttattttactggtgTTGTCCTGTATCAAGTACTGTACTACATTTTCAATTCTTAGCATGAAATATtctgtaaatattaaatatattaactgTTAACCAATTTTCTATATTAAATGATTATATAGGTCTatctattaaaatattttttcctttatCTTGCATTGTTGTATCATATAAAGATTCTTTAAGACAAAACTGAGTTTGTGGAAAAACCAagcgaaaaataaaatgacaaaaagctttgtatcttttttcttgtttaataAATGCAAACTGATATAAAtgtctcattttatttattcacagaaATCTGGATTAAAATGTGAATTCATATGACATACAGCTTTGTCAATTGTGGGTCTAATATATAGGCTAATATTGAGGAAATCGTAAAAACTGGGGCCCTGTCTCATGAAGCAGAATTGGCCTGaataactgagtaaaaccttgagccctcccaaatctggaacacgggactgaagtcaaaagaaatgttccgggttttacctgTACTCAGGTAACCctttttgtgaaataccccgtGTGGGCCagtattcaaaaacatttttggattttatttcaataatcaGATGGGATTAAATTTCAAAACTGGGTATTTCAAAACTTGAATCTGTGATCCTGACAATAAAAAGTGGGATAAGGATTTGGTCATTAAATCCTACCAAGAATCTAGATTTTGAAGGAGAAGATTAGGATAGTTTTGATATGGAAAATAATGCTTGTCTTGATCCCACTGAAAGGGTGGACTCAGGATGGATTCAAGGTTGATGTGGGATGCATAAATTGGATCCAATCCTTgcacattattaggaacacaAATCCTTCTATAAAACAGTACCGATTCTAAATGGCCCATAAAGTATTTTCCAGAAGAACcccacaaaaataaaagttgtCTGAAGAAAACTGCAAGCCTTACAAATGTGTAAATGCCTTgggatattttatttgaaaatatattgttttctgTTCCAAAATAATTGCTGCAAAAGATACTCAGAAGATACTATACCAGCATCCACATGAACCTGCAATAAATTAGACTGACTTTTGCCAATGTCTTTTGTATTGATGATTCAAAgaggtgaatatgaataatatacaAACTCATGTCTGTTTGTCTTAAtgaaatgttgcattattttgacCAACAGATGGAGGCGCGCTGTATCCAAATAATGTTTGTCTGGATTCTGTAAACCCGATCTTGTGGTATCTCGATCAGAATGATTCTGtctgaaaattatttaaaaaacggAGACAGAacctaaacaaaaaaataaaaaaaactatttcaaaatCTGGTTAATTCTGATCTGAAGAGGTCTTAATGAGATTTTAATCTGGAGATTTTTAAATAATGGGCcccgcggggggggggcgggggggggactacgtctctctcttttttcacaGGATCTCAGAACGTTCCGGGCTCAAGGAGTCACAGATTGAAAAGGTGTCTACTACAACTTGGTAATGACTGTTGTAggatgctttatttatttatatcagaTCGCCTGATATTTTACCTTCTGTTTCCCAAACTATCCTATATCTGATtaagtatttcagtttttttttcttcgcagCCTCAAATGAACTTCATCTCGAAGGTCGGTACAATGAGGTGAGTGAAACGTCAGACAGACGACCTTGGTAGAATTTCTCTTAGGCGACTGTACATGATTCTGCGATCACATCCAGTTTCCAGTGGTCACACATTGTCTACTTGGAGCGagggaacaaaaaaaatgttttctggttTCTGGTGAATCGCATTTGCGTAAATATTATCCTACAATCAGATTGCATTTTTCTATAAGCACAACGTGTTCCTGCGGTATATGAATCGTGAATCGGATTCAAAATATACTTAATAATGGAATTATCCAAATTTCACAAACAATTGCTTCTCTTTTGGTCAATCTATAAACACAATTTTTCTTCCCAGCTATTATATAGTGTAgcatgtatgtatttggacagtggtgcactGTCTGTTCTGACTTTGacctttaatttgatggtatatgcatccatattgggtgaaccgtgtaggaattacttACCtttttatacctgcaccaaAGAAGCGAATACACTCGACTAATAAGAAACGGCCGataagccaactgtccaattactttggtccgctaaaatggagggactatgtataaaaatggatgtgattccttcacggatcacccaatatggatgtaaatatcctcaaattacgGGTGACAGTGGTCTCTCTAACCTCATATTCGCCGTTTCATTTTGAATCCAacctgctggagtacagaggcaaaaggatagcaattgtaccactgtccaaatactgctcTGTATATGGAATAACAGGgacattttatattgaaaaaaatgactGTTTCATGGAAAATGTTTCTCTAGCAGCATAATGTTGGTGAACCAGCTTTTTAGAATTTCTGAATTCTTATGGATGTTTAATACCCCGGTTAACCTGGAGGAATTTGCTATGGTTTCAGATGCTAGGGGTGTGATGCTCTTTAGGGATGTAGCCTCAAATAGCCCGGATTGCTCGGATATGCTTTTGTgcacaatttaaatgaaatgatctCAGCACACAAGCTTTATTTCAGAATGATAGTAGTAGGCACTGAATATGTACCTATCGAATTATTGGGGAATCTCATTTGGGGAAAAAGATTTGGAATTTACCCTCTAAATATGATTAACAAGTAAAATTCAAAATAATACCCAAATTGTATtgctgcaattaaaaaaataataattctggaaATTCTTGTAAAAAATTTGTACTTTTATATCAGACTGTGATTTTACACATTAATTTGAAgatttcatatttatacatcTAAATTTAGCCAAAGCAAACCACTGTTCAGAAAGAAACCAAGCGgcagctgaaatcaaaatatttttctcatcaTTTTCAAATCAATAATGATCTAGTTCTATGCTGTAAACACCTTCTCAGACACCGTAGGAGCAAACCGTACTACATCAGTCAGTCTGCCCtaggtttgcaacaggatgctCAATGCaccaccgtttctgtttaaataaacgtttatTTCTGtcgcagttttcttttttcctcttttgggTTTGAACAGTTTCTTTTCACAAGTATTTGGCTGAAGTTGGAAaatatcattttgtttctgaacgtTCTGTTGTTTCAAAAACCTGATTTGATATTCTGATTTGACAGGAATGCACATTTTTACCTGCTGGTTGTAGATTTGCAGTCCTGGTCCTGCTTGGCATTATTTATAAATTCATGCATacttttaattgttttgcaCAGGCAACATTGTTGCTTTTCATATGACACTGATTTCACAagcaaaatgattatttttacatatttactcCATAATGGCAGTAGTATGGCACAATAACACAGCACAAGTAATATTGGCTACTATTGTGAATGTACGTTATGCAATATAATGCCTCACAATCCTTTGATtaaatctttcttctttttcagaCTGCTTCATTGTTTGGGACTCGGCATATTGTTTGGTCTTCCGTTACTGTTTGCGTTTGTGAGGTAGGAATGTCTCCTTCACCATGCaagaataaacagaaacagcctGAGCTAAAGAATCAAAATGTCACATTACAGAATGCAGAATGACAATGTGCACACTTTCactaattaatttatttgtaaatttttAAGTGGACTgtatccattttatttatttatttttgttgctgtttcgttCTGTTGCTGTAATGTGATTCTCGAAACATTTCTCACAAAATCAATGGACAGCATTGCATAGCTCGGGTCATTCTGAGATGGCgcatacatttcattatttcattgaatCTCTTAGGTTAGCATATTGCAGCTACATACACCAGTACTGCTGGACATTACCACGTAGCAGCAGTTGTACACTCGTGTAAAGCagtttgcactttgtttttgaaaggcaatttatttttgtatgaggaatactttgttttttgttcttaaaGACAaggtgaaatcaaaattcactttttcctgaATTTGGTAAATTTTTCATAACCATATGAACGCATCTGAAAGTATGTTTAAAAAGTACAATAACATTTTAGTGCTTCTGTATTTTCACTGTCGTATACGTCATAATCGTGGAAGCTAGTGCTCGGCAAACTCCTGTTTCAGCTTATCTTTCAAGGTACATCTTTAACAGGCAGCTTTTTAGTTGTGTCTTAAAGGGGAAAGAACTTACGTGTAACTACttacaaacataaaatgttgCAGGAAAAAGTCACGATTCATCAGGGAAAACTATAAGATGTGCCTTATATTTTGAagtttgaaatttgatgaaGCAAACTTGTCTGTTGTAATGTTCAGGTTTTCTGAAAGCCCTCTGAGGAAATATCAGCTTCCTCCTGCTGCAAAGCCAGAACCTGGAGACCACGTAGACACCTCCCTGGATCTCAGGTGAGTCACAtgaacagtactgtgtgtgttcagccttTATTTGTTGAACGGAATAATATTTGTTATACATTAACTTGTGATCCTGGGCAGTTCCTTTATGGTGAACAGGTAAGGTGGTATTCtttgctttattcagacaggtaGAAAACATCGGTGCCATCGTCTGGATCATTCAGTTTCTTTAGTGCGGAAACGGAAAGACCCAGCGTACCAAATACGCTGCCAATTTAAACAAAACATAGGGTCACCTTGGAGTGAGGTGTGGGGAATGTTATCTTCATATATATAACCTTGTGACCACACAGACAAGCTCAGACATCTGTGATGAAATATTATTCAGGTTACAGAATGATGCCTTGTCAATATTACCCTTTTTTACCCCCCCATTTTGTCCCTCTTCTCAGCTCCCGAACCGATGTGACGACATCGACGGACTGGGGAGCTCCCATTTTGTGGGACGGGATGTTTGATCCTGACACCTACGACAAGTATCACCAAAAAATGGGCACCTCTGTGGCACTGACTGTGTTCGCCGTCGGGAAGTGAGTGCTGTTTGTGACACGTTCGGGCCTCTCGTGTCTGCTGTCCACAAGTCCACCCGTTGAGCTGAATCGAGTGTCTTCCCCTGACGGAGCCCATGATATCACACCATTCAGAGCAGAACACAAGCTTGTTTGCACCTTCTTAAATCTATAGCGGAGGTGGTGGCAGTGAACGTTGATAAATACAAGTTCTTGGcggacattttaatttattgttgaTTTGTTTAACACAATGCAGCACAGCTTGCTGTAATTCGTCCTATGCACCAAATTCAGTGGTAATTGAATGATTAACAGAGGTGTTTGCTgcaattaattgaattattttactggCTTGATCCTGAATCAAAATAAGAAAGATCAACTGATGGAGGACTGAAATCCGTGAGGGATCAATGAGATGATTGAACAAAAGGTGTTGGAAAGAGTttgataatataaataattttcttttaagctgacgcttttatccaaagtgatgtacagttgattagactaagcaggggacaaatgGCTGCCCATAATATTAATGTTTGATAAtgttggggggagagggatggggtTGTCTTATGGGCTCAGGTTGCAGTTTAAATAGATGGGTTTTTCAGTGTGTCAGAAGATGGCGGGTAACTATTCTAAGAGAAATTAGGAACTTCCGACACTGCATACATAacactctgctgtgtatttctgtgtgcctTTTTAACAGATATCTGGAAGTGTACCTGATGGATCTGCTGTCCTCAGCGGAACTCCACTTCATGGAGGGTTTACCGGTGACGTACTACGTGTTCACCGACGCCCCAGAGAACGTGCCGGGGCTCCAGCTGAAGACTGGCCGGGCCCTGGAGATCATCAAGATCAAGAGGCACGAGCGCTGGGAGGACATCTCCATGATGCGCATGAAGACCCTCGCAGACGCCGTCCAGACACGCATCCGTCACGGCCACCGGTACGTCTTCTGCCTGGACGTGGACATGGTCTTCGCCGGTCGCTTCGGCTCGGAGGCACTCGGGGAGTCGGTTGCCCTGCAGCACTCCTCCTTCTACAACACCCCCAAGGTAAGGTACACCTACGACCGCAACCCCAAGTCCACGGCCTGCATGGAGACTGGGGACCTGTACTACCACGCGGCCGTGTTCGGGGGCACGTGGGAGTCCGTGGCGAACCTGACCGAGAGCTGTCACCGGGGCATAATGACGGACAAGAGGAACGGGGTGCAGGCTCTGTGGCACGACGAGAGCAACCTCAACAAGTACTTCTGGCTCAACAAGCCCAGCAGAGTGCTCTCGCCAGAGTACGGCTGGAACCCCCTCAACGGGCCCAGCCGAGAGATACACGTCAAGCGGCTGCTCTGGGCTGAGAAACAGTACAGCAGACTCAGGACCTAGAGGTACCAtggaccaaaaataaaacaaaaataaaacctttataTGCACAACATCTCACAAAACAATTGCACATTTACAACATGCAgtacaaacttttttttggcaTGATTATGATGTTTACGAGGGTACTAAATATGTGTGAAGtttgacacacaaaaaaacagttttaaaagtgtgaaaaaatgcaaaaatgttgtatctgcttggcccgattcactttggaatctttgaagctcaatatctcaaaaccactcaggaCACGGAACCTTATCCTGTAACTCCAAgatcacaaaatattttaataaattatttcagtTATCAGCACAAAACTGTAAAACTTGCAAAAACTGTACATAACTGCAATCAACACAGTAATATCCTCCATGGACATAGAAAATGACTGATTCTTCATTATCAACCTTTACAGCCTCTGTTGGTATTGCTTCCATGGGATTACTGTATGGTATGAATCTGTAACTGATCACTGCCACTGACTTCCAACAAAAAAGCTTAACCTTTCTATGGGAACGCACTTATGCAACCACTCCACCACCATCTTATGGTCCATAGCAGGGCTGTGATAGTGCCTTTTCATCAGGAAGGATTTCATGAATGTCAATCAACGTGTCGCCATATGTAAACGGTTTACCTTTAGAGGAAACATGCCGGTATTTTCAATGTTAAAGCCCATTTGCTATACATTTACGGCCATTTGTCACGGATGTTTGAATTTAGAGGTAGTGGGGGTGACTTCAGGAAATAGCAACGCGCTAAGTCACTGCGGGGAATGCTATCGTTTCGTTAAAAGGTCCgttctgtatttacattttcgTTGACTTGCCAATGAGCAATGAGCTCTGGTGCAGTTCCCTAGCAACGCAATTAAAGattgcgaaaaacaaaaaaccacttGCCTACTTGGAAGTTAGCCAGGCTACTTTGTTCAACTTCCCAGTCCCTGCAGGTTGATTTTAACACCGTACGGAAATTCCAATGGCCGCCTAGAAGCTAACCGACTTGTtagaaaaatctatttaaaaaacTGGTTGTATGCAAATTGGTAAACAGCGAAGTAATGTAGGCCTAATGTAGGGCTTTAACATCCAAAATACCAGAATATAGTATCTCAGCAGGAAACATCTGGCTGGAAATGGTCTGCCTTTAAACACCCAGTTCCCTTCATGGGGTTATTATAACTGGATCATTGACAATATCGATTTAAGTATgccagtgtctgtgtctgaaccCAGGAGAGGAATACAATTCTAATTCCATCCATTTCATGTTGCTACCACACCTTTATGCTTTATGCTTGTAACTATCAAGATTTCTTCAAACTTCAAACAGATAAAAAGATAAAGTCGCAAACCAAACAAGATTTTAATCATATGAATTCATACACAAGGCCACCTTTTGTTGCAGTTGGTGATGTCTTATCAGCTATGAAGAGGAAGAGCAATAGAAAACGCTTGTCCTGTGAGGCTAGAGTTACTGTATTGGTTACGCAAGAGGTTAAAGTTAATGGCTTAAATGGTATCTTAATCTTACTATCTTGAATTTACGAGCAGGGAATAAAACATCTTCTGAGAATCAGAAGAGTGATAACAGCGTTATTGTGGTTAATTACAGTCATGCTGGTGGCACTTGGACCAGCCCAGCAGACCCGATAAAACAATCTCCAGTCTACACAGTAATGAGTCTCTAATCACCACCCATGTTTGCTCCAAACTTGAGTCCAGCTAGAAGGGAGTGTGCTTAAAGGAAGCCTCATTTGCACTGCAGTCCGCAAACCAAACGTCCAGAAAGGGAATAGATCTGGAGGATTTCCTTATTATACTCAAATATGACTTGCATTTTTCCAAACAGTCTACTCCACAGACTGCTGACCGCCCAGATATGGCTGCCACGCAGATGCGCGTAAAATCTTGAACATGGTATCTACATTTCTATatctatggtcaaagtcacaataATCACAGGTGattatttttcaccttcaaaagTAATAAAATGGCACTACGCATTTTATGTAATCAAACTCTTTTGCTAGGAGTGTTGAAAATGATATTTCTGTACCGAGTGGAGGCGAGAATAGTGTCTTTTGATACTTTTGCGCCCAAAAAATGTTAGAAAACAGTGAAGTGTATATGCCATCCTCTTCCCTATTTAAGAAGAATTTTGTTCTGTCCTGTGGATTTTCAGTGCTGTATCTAGGTTTGGACTACAGTGATttcttgtaatgtaatttaacgtATAATGAATTCTTGAACAATCTTGAAATGCGAATTGATTCTagattaatataattaaataatttggtgatgtacaatactgtgcaaaggtttttggcaggtgtgaaaaaatgctgtaaagtaagaatgctttcaaaaatatatatcttaatagtttattttttatcaattaacaaaatgcaaagtgaatgaacagaagaaaaatctaaatcaattcaatatttggtgtgaccaccctttgccttcaaaccagcatcaattattctaggtacacttcaaagtcagggattttgtagg
Above is a genomic segment from Conger conger chromosome 10, fConCon1.1, whole genome shotgun sequence containing:
- the LOC133139573 gene encoding alpha-1,3-galactosyltransferase 2-like, which encodes MFRFSESPLRKYQLPPAAKPEPGDHVDTSLDLSSRTDVTTSTDWGAPILWDGMFDPDTYDKYHQKMGTSVALTVFAVGKYLEVYLMDLLSSAELHFMEGLPVTYYVFTDAPENVPGLQLKTGRALEIIKIKRHERWEDISMMRMKTLADAVQTRIRHGHRYVFCLDVDMVFAGRFGSEALGESVALQHSSFYNTPKVRYTYDRNPKSTACMETGDLYYHAAVFGGTWESVANLTESCHRGIMTDKRNGVQALWHDESNLNKYFWLNKPSRVLSPEYGWNPLNGPSREIHVKRLLWAEKQYSRLRT